From the Arthrobacter sp. PM3 genome, one window contains:
- a CDS encoding ROK family glucokinase, with protein MQTPTPGRLPGLRPRTAVWRSRTLAGAAASAAGQDFRSHLRLGRKGLAIGVDIGGTKVAAGVVDAEGRILSQAKRSTPGNDPRAVEQVIVELVEELGAGHRIWSVGIGAAGWMDLDGATVLFSPHLAWRNEPLRDNLQRLLRRPVLLTNDADAAAWAEWRFGAGQGQSRLVCITLGTGIGGAMVMDGRLERGRFGVAGEFGHQIIMPGGHRCECGNRGCWEQYASGNALGREARELAAANSPVAQELLKAVDGDVSRITGVIVTELAKAGDPTSRELIEDVGEWLGLGLANLAAALDPGKFVIGGGLCDAGELLVAPARKAFARNLTGRGFRPAAEIELAALGPNAGLIGAADLSRVSSRMHT; from the coding sequence ATGCAGACACCAACACCCGGCCGGCTGCCCGGCCTGCGCCCCAGGACCGCCGTGTGGCGGAGCCGGACCCTGGCCGGAGCGGCGGCCAGTGCGGCCGGCCAGGATTTCCGTTCACACCTGAGGCTCGGCCGGAAGGGCCTTGCGATCGGCGTCGACATCGGCGGAACCAAAGTGGCTGCCGGCGTCGTCGATGCCGAAGGCCGGATCCTTAGCCAGGCCAAGCGCTCCACCCCGGGCAACGACCCGCGTGCCGTGGAGCAGGTGATCGTAGAGCTCGTCGAGGAACTGGGTGCCGGGCACAGGATCTGGTCGGTTGGCATCGGCGCGGCCGGCTGGATGGACCTCGACGGCGCTACAGTGCTGTTCAGCCCGCATCTGGCGTGGCGCAATGAACCGCTGCGCGACAACCTGCAGCGGCTGCTGCGCCGGCCCGTTTTGCTGACCAACGACGCCGACGCCGCCGCCTGGGCGGAATGGCGCTTCGGCGCCGGGCAGGGACAGAGCCGGCTGGTCTGCATCACCCTGGGCACCGGGATCGGCGGCGCCATGGTGATGGACGGCCGGCTCGAACGCGGCCGGTTCGGGGTGGCGGGGGAGTTCGGCCACCAGATCATCATGCCCGGCGGCCACCGGTGCGAGTGCGGCAACCGGGGCTGCTGGGAGCAGTACGCCTCCGGCAATGCGCTCGGCCGCGAAGCCCGGGAGCTCGCCGCCGCCAACTCCCCGGTGGCCCAGGAGCTGCTCAAGGCCGTGGACGGTGACGTGAGCCGCATTACGGGCGTGATCGTCACGGAGCTGGCCAAAGCGGGGGACCCGACCTCCCGGGAGCTCATCGAGGACGTCGGGGAATGGCTCGGCCTCGGCCTGGCGAACCTGGCCGCCGCCCTGGACCCGGGAAAGTTCGTGATCGGCGGCGGACTGTGCGACGCGGGCGAGCTCCTCGTCGCGCCGGCCCGAAAGGCGTTCGCACGCAACCTCACCGGCCGTGGCTTCCGGCCCGCGGCGGAAATCGAGCTCGCCGCCCTGGGGCCCAACGCCGGGCTTATCGGCGCAGCCGACCTTTCCCGGGTCAGCAGCCGGATGCACACCTAA
- a CDS encoding carboxylesterase gives MSIVPDPSPFSSPFTGAGPRTGVVVSHGFTGSPHSVREWAQSLAGAGFAVRLPLLPGHGTSWQELARTRWQDWHEALDAAYLELAAECDVVVVAGLSMGGTLALRIAATRPVAGVVAVNPGLVIDDPRAPLAGVLKFVLKSTPAIANDILKPDTDEGAYPRTPVAAAHELNKMFKDTVRLLPRITAPVRVYRSAVDHVVSETSMAALRRGLTNAPLEVLPLDNSYHVATMDNDAAEIFRGTAEFVRSVALPGRPDAAGAVRKDTSHD, from the coding sequence ATGAGCATTGTTCCGGACCCATCGCCCTTCAGCAGCCCGTTCACGGGCGCCGGTCCCCGGACCGGCGTTGTGGTGTCCCATGGCTTCACCGGCAGCCCGCACAGCGTGCGGGAGTGGGCGCAGTCGCTGGCCGGCGCCGGGTTCGCCGTCCGGCTGCCGCTGCTGCCGGGGCACGGGACGAGCTGGCAGGAGCTGGCGCGGACCCGCTGGCAGGACTGGCACGAAGCCCTGGACGCGGCCTACCTGGAACTGGCGGCGGAGTGTGACGTCGTGGTCGTGGCCGGGCTGTCGATGGGCGGCACCCTGGCCCTGCGGATCGCCGCGACCCGCCCGGTGGCGGGGGTGGTGGCGGTCAACCCCGGCCTGGTGATCGATGACCCCCGGGCCCCGCTGGCCGGCGTCCTGAAGTTCGTCCTGAAGAGCACCCCGGCAATCGCCAACGACATCCTCAAACCCGACACGGACGAGGGCGCCTACCCGCGGACCCCGGTGGCCGCCGCGCACGAACTCAACAAGATGTTCAAGGACACCGTGCGGCTCCTTCCCCGGATCACGGCACCCGTGCGGGTCTACCGTTCGGCGGTGGACCACGTGGTGTCCGAAACCAGCATGGCCGCCCTGCGCCGCGGCTTGACCAACGCCCCGCTCGAAGTGCTACCGCTCGACAACAGCTACCACGTGGCCACGATGGACAACGACGCCGCCGAGATCTTCCGGGGCACGGCCGAGTTCGTCCGGTCCGTGGCGCTGCCGGGCCGTCCGGATGCTGCCGGTGCCGTCCGGAAGGACACCTCCCATGACTAA
- a CDS encoding carboxylesterase — MTESSTSPAPAAFSYPGHGANARTGVAVCHGFTGSPLSVLPWARHLAGLGFAVSVPLLPGHGTHWRDLARQGWQDWYSGFETAYLDLAARTADCYVAGLSMGGTIALRTAARHNVAGVAVVNPGLSFYDRRVRYVGLLKYLQRTTTPIQEESSTAAVTDDGDYSLTPLAAVHQLRRLFSATLRELPAVQAPVLVFKSDTDAVVPPSSLVLLRRRLGSRNLKVLRLPHSGHVATLDADAPLVFEQSVSFFLEHVRSTTPPAAPSETP, encoded by the coding sequence ATGACTGAAAGCAGTACTTCCCCGGCGCCCGCCGCTTTCAGCTACCCCGGGCACGGCGCCAACGCGCGGACCGGTGTGGCAGTCTGCCATGGCTTCACGGGCAGTCCGCTCAGCGTCCTGCCGTGGGCCCGGCACCTCGCCGGCCTCGGCTTCGCGGTGTCGGTTCCGCTGCTTCCCGGTCACGGCACCCACTGGCGCGACCTCGCCCGGCAGGGTTGGCAGGACTGGTACTCCGGCTTCGAAACGGCTTACCTGGACCTGGCCGCCCGTACCGCGGACTGCTACGTCGCCGGCCTGTCCATGGGCGGAACGATCGCCCTGCGCACCGCGGCGCGCCACAATGTGGCCGGGGTCGCGGTGGTTAATCCCGGCCTGAGCTTCTACGACCGCAGGGTCAGGTACGTCGGGCTGCTCAAGTATCTCCAACGGACCACCACGCCCATACAAGAGGAGAGTTCCACCGCCGCCGTCACCGACGACGGCGACTACTCGCTGACGCCGCTGGCGGCCGTCCACCAGTTGCGCCGGCTGTTCTCCGCAACGCTGCGGGAGCTGCCGGCTGTCCAGGCACCGGTGCTGGTCTTCAAGTCGGACACCGACGCCGTCGTGCCGCCGTCGTCCCTGGTACTGCTGCGCCGGCGCCTGGGATCGCGGAACCTCAAGGTGTTGCGGCTCCCGCACAGCGGACATGTTGCCACCCTCGACGCCGACGCCCCGCTAGTCTTTGAACAATCAGTCAGCTTTTTCCTTGAGCATGTCCGCTCCACAACGCCGCCCGCAGCCCCCTCGGAGACCCCATGA
- a CDS encoding 1-acyl-sn-glycerol-3-phosphate acyltransferase translates to MFYWFMKTFVLGPVLKLLFRPWVKGLDNVPAEGAAILASNHLSFSDSIFMPVMVPRPVVFLAKSEYFTGTGIKGRLTAAFFRLTNQLPMDRSGGAASAQSLDAGMDVLRNGSLLGIYPEGTRSPDARLYRGKVGVARLALQARVPVIPVAMIGTDKVQPIGKRVPNIRRIGMIFGEPLDFSRYYGMEDDRLIQRSVTDEIMYELMRLSGQEYVDEYAAAVKLRLAGKAQDAGEDGPAASGTA, encoded by the coding sequence GTGTTTTATTGGTTCATGAAGACGTTTGTCCTGGGACCGGTGTTGAAGTTGTTGTTCCGGCCCTGGGTCAAGGGTCTCGACAATGTCCCGGCCGAAGGCGCCGCGATCCTGGCCTCGAACCACCTCTCCTTTTCCGATTCGATCTTCATGCCGGTCATGGTGCCGCGCCCGGTGGTGTTCCTGGCGAAGTCCGAGTACTTCACCGGCACCGGCATCAAGGGCAGGCTGACGGCCGCCTTCTTCCGGCTCACCAACCAGCTCCCCATGGACCGGTCCGGGGGAGCGGCGTCCGCGCAGTCCCTGGACGCCGGCATGGACGTGCTCCGGAACGGCTCGCTCCTGGGCATCTACCCGGAGGGGACACGCAGCCCCGACGCGCGCCTCTACCGCGGCAAGGTGGGCGTGGCCCGGCTCGCATTGCAGGCCCGCGTCCCGGTGATCCCCGTGGCGATGATCGGCACGGATAAAGTCCAGCCGATCGGCAAGAGAGTGCCCAACATCCGCCGCATCGGCATGATCTTCGGCGAACCCCTCGACTTCAGCCGCTACTACGGGATGGAGGATGACCGGCTGATCCAGCGGTCGGTGACCGACGAGATCATGTACGAACTCATGCGGCTCTCCGGCCAGGAGTACGTGGACGAGTACGCCGCCGCCGTGAAACTGCGCCTGGCCGGCAAGGCGCAGGACGCGGGGGAAGACGGCCCGGCAGCGTCCGGAACCGCCTAA
- a CDS encoding class II 3-deoxy-7-phosphoheptulonate synthase, with protein sequence MVTELSEKPVSPLTSTAQSGAANYPGLDNWRELPASQQPTWSDPAVFEASVKELSVLPPLVFAGEVDILRDRLADAAQGKAFVLQGGDCAETFEAATADKISARVRTILQMAVVLTYGAAMPVIKMGRMAGQFAKPRSSNDETRDGVTLPAYRGDIVNGYDFTPESRAHDASRMLKAYHTSASTLNLIRAFTQGGFADLRLVHQWNKGFTENPAHARYESLARDIDRAIKFMSSCGADFEALKRVEFYASHEALLLDYERALTRIDSRTGLPYDTSAHFLWIGERTRELDHAHVDFLSRVRNPIGVKLGPSTTGDDALRLIDKLDPNREPGRLTFITRMGAGNIREKLPAVVERVTASGAQVLWVTDPMHGNTVTSPNGYKTRNFDDVIDEVRGFFEVHHALGTVPGGLHVEMTGDDVAECLGGADPIDQEAFLDRYESVCDPRLNHMQSLEMAFLVAGALAKR encoded by the coding sequence ATGGTGACCGAGCTATCTGAGAAACCAGTTTCCCCGCTGACCAGCACCGCCCAGAGCGGAGCCGCCAACTATCCCGGACTGGACAACTGGCGGGAGCTCCCGGCCTCGCAGCAGCCCACGTGGTCGGACCCCGCAGTCTTCGAAGCGTCCGTCAAGGAACTTTCCGTCCTTCCGCCGCTCGTGTTTGCCGGCGAAGTGGACATCCTGCGTGACCGCCTGGCCGACGCCGCGCAGGGCAAGGCGTTCGTGCTCCAGGGCGGCGACTGCGCCGAGACGTTCGAAGCCGCGACAGCGGACAAGATCAGTGCCCGGGTCCGGACGATCCTGCAGATGGCCGTTGTCCTGACCTACGGCGCGGCCATGCCCGTGATCAAGATGGGCCGCATGGCGGGCCAGTTCGCCAAGCCGCGTTCCTCCAACGATGAAACCCGCGACGGCGTCACCCTCCCGGCGTACCGGGGCGACATTGTCAACGGCTACGACTTCACGCCCGAGTCCCGCGCACACGACGCCAGCCGGATGTTGAAGGCTTACCACACCTCGGCATCAACCCTGAACCTGATCCGGGCCTTCACCCAGGGCGGGTTCGCCGACCTTCGCCTGGTGCACCAGTGGAACAAGGGCTTCACCGAAAACCCCGCGCACGCCCGCTACGAGTCGCTCGCCCGTGACATCGACCGCGCCATCAAGTTCATGTCCTCCTGCGGCGCCGACTTCGAAGCGCTCAAGCGCGTGGAGTTTTACGCGAGCCACGAGGCCCTGCTGCTGGACTACGAGCGTGCCCTGACCCGCATCGATTCACGCACCGGGCTGCCCTATGACACCTCGGCACACTTCCTGTGGATCGGGGAGCGCACCCGTGAGCTCGACCACGCGCACGTCGACTTCCTCTCCCGCGTCCGCAACCCCATCGGCGTGAAGCTCGGCCCCTCCACCACTGGCGACGACGCCCTGCGCCTGATCGACAAGCTGGACCCGAACCGGGAGCCCGGCCGCCTGACCTTCATCACCCGGATGGGCGCCGGCAACATTCGCGAGAAGCTGCCCGCAGTCGTTGAGCGGGTCACCGCCTCCGGCGCGCAGGTCCTCTGGGTCACCGACCCCATGCACGGCAACACCGTCACCTCGCCCAACGGCTATAAGACCCGCAACTTCGACGACGTCATCGATGAAGTCCGCGGATTCTTCGAGGTCCACCACGCGCTCGGCACCGTCCCCGGCGGCCTGCACGTGGAAATGACCGGCGACGACGTCGCCGAATGCCTCGGCGGGGCCGACCCGATCGACCAGGAGGCATTCCTGGACCGCTACGAATCCGTCTGCGATCCGCGCCTGAACCACATGCAGTCGCTCGAAATGGCGTTCCTGGTAGCGGGAGCCCTCGCCAAGCGCTGA
- a CDS encoding Stk1 family PASTA domain-containing Ser/Thr kinase — protein MVQEYVSDALVGNLVDNRYRVQFRLARGGMSTVYLATDQRLERDVALKVLHPHLADDPQFLDRLGREAKAAARLSHPHVVGVLDQGEDGRLAYLVMEFIKGHTLRDVLNDKGALSPRLALALIDPVVEGLGAAHAAGLIHRDIKPENVLIADDGRIKLGDFGLARAISTSTSTGALIGTVAYLSPELVLGKQADARSDIYSVGIMLYEMITGRQPFDGDVPIQVAYQHVNSTVDAPSVHVPGLAAEIDELVQWCTDRDPDKRPVDGNALLSELRHIRTNLSDAELDLQPPAAVHPAMAAPPARPPASAAAAAAVFAASGAQDTAHARPPADLPAESPTEVYGSLQQPTEMISRSSGNPTTVMTNAPKRPAYGPLSTPDEAADELAYQGGAGFDGSGFDGSGFNGGADAAAPSKRTQRKLDRDEEKARQRAAATPTKTLHQGNARRRGMLWLVLLVLAALLAAVAGWFFGMGPGSPGTIPPVANKTVAEAQDLLRTAGFQSTVKDVFDDDVSPGLVVGSEPNAGEVIRKFQPVSLAVSKGPQLFPLPNLTGKTLDEAKTALNAAEMALGPVTETYDETAPAGTVLAQAPRSGNPVRHGTPVGLTVSKGPQPIPVPDVRGQEQGAAVKALEAAGLKAVVAPDPVNDRNVPKGAVVAQDPASGNLTKGGTVTLTISKGPKLVQVPSYIGKQATDARKALEDLGFQVKIDNILGGFFGTVRAQDPVDTAVPEGSVITLTVV, from the coding sequence ATGGTGCAGGAATACGTGTCGGATGCTCTCGTCGGGAACCTGGTGGATAACCGCTACCGGGTTCAATTCAGGCTTGCCCGCGGCGGGATGTCCACCGTGTACCTCGCCACGGACCAGCGTCTGGAGCGTGATGTCGCCCTCAAGGTGCTGCACCCCCATCTGGCCGACGACCCGCAGTTCCTGGACCGGCTGGGCCGCGAAGCCAAAGCCGCCGCCCGGTTGTCGCACCCGCACGTGGTCGGCGTCCTGGACCAGGGCGAAGACGGCCGCCTGGCCTATCTGGTCATGGAGTTCATCAAAGGCCACACGCTGCGGGACGTCCTCAACGACAAGGGCGCACTGTCCCCGCGGCTTGCCCTCGCGCTGATCGATCCGGTGGTCGAGGGACTCGGCGCCGCGCACGCCGCCGGTCTGATCCACCGCGACATCAAGCCGGAAAACGTCCTGATCGCCGATGACGGGCGGATCAAGCTCGGTGACTTCGGCCTGGCCCGGGCTATCTCGACGTCCACGAGCACCGGCGCCCTGATCGGGACCGTCGCGTACCTCTCCCCCGAACTCGTCCTCGGCAAGCAGGCCGACGCCCGCAGCGACATCTACTCGGTGGGCATCATGCTCTACGAGATGATCACCGGGCGGCAGCCCTTCGACGGCGACGTGCCCATCCAGGTGGCGTACCAGCACGTGAACTCCACCGTGGACGCCCCTTCCGTCCACGTGCCGGGGCTGGCCGCCGAAATCGACGAACTCGTCCAGTGGTGCACGGACCGGGATCCGGACAAGCGCCCCGTCGACGGGAACGCCCTGCTGTCCGAACTCCGGCACATCAGGACCAACCTCAGCGACGCCGAACTCGACCTGCAGCCACCGGCTGCCGTCCACCCGGCCATGGCCGCACCGCCGGCCCGGCCGCCAGCCTCGGCCGCCGCGGCGGCGGCGGTGTTCGCGGCCTCCGGCGCACAGGACACCGCCCACGCCCGGCCGCCTGCCGACCTCCCCGCCGAATCGCCGACCGAGGTGTACGGCAGCCTGCAGCAGCCCACCGAGATGATCTCGCGCAGCAGCGGGAACCCGACCACGGTGATGACGAACGCCCCGAAGCGTCCGGCCTACGGCCCGCTGTCCACCCCGGACGAGGCGGCGGACGAGCTCGCGTACCAAGGAGGTGCAGGGTTCGACGGGAGCGGGTTCGACGGGAGCGGGTTCAACGGCGGGGCGGACGCCGCCGCCCCCAGCAAGCGGACCCAGCGCAAACTCGACCGGGACGAGGAAAAGGCGCGCCAGCGCGCCGCGGCCACGCCCACCAAGACCCTGCACCAAGGCAACGCCCGCCGCCGCGGCATGCTCTGGCTCGTCCTGCTGGTCCTCGCGGCGCTGCTCGCCGCCGTCGCCGGCTGGTTCTTCGGCATGGGACCGGGATCGCCGGGCACCATACCTCCGGTGGCGAACAAGACCGTCGCGGAGGCGCAGGACCTGCTGCGCACCGCCGGATTCCAGTCCACCGTGAAGGATGTGTTCGACGACGACGTCTCCCCCGGGCTCGTGGTCGGCTCCGAGCCGAATGCGGGCGAAGTCATCCGGAAATTCCAGCCCGTTTCCCTTGCCGTTTCCAAGGGCCCGCAGCTGTTTCCGCTGCCGAACCTCACCGGCAAGACCCTGGACGAGGCCAAGACCGCCTTGAACGCCGCCGAAATGGCCTTGGGCCCGGTCACCGAGACATACGATGAGACAGCGCCTGCCGGCACCGTCCTTGCCCAGGCTCCGCGAAGCGGCAATCCCGTCCGGCACGGGACGCCGGTGGGGCTGACGGTCTCGAAGGGACCGCAGCCCATCCCGGTTCCCGATGTCCGCGGCCAGGAGCAGGGCGCGGCGGTCAAGGCCCTCGAGGCTGCCGGGCTGAAGGCCGTTGTGGCCCCGGACCCGGTTAATGACCGCAACGTCCCGAAGGGTGCAGTAGTGGCGCAGGATCCGGCCTCCGGCAACCTGACCAAGGGCGGAACCGTGACCTTGACGATCTCCAAGGGCCCGAAGCTGGTGCAGGTGCCGAGCTACATCGGCAAGCAGGCCACGGATGCCCGGAAAGCCCTTGAGGACCTCGGCTTCCAGGTCAAGATCGACAACATCCTGGGCGGATTCTTCGGAACGGTCCGCGCGCAGGACCCGGTGGACACGGCTGTCCCGGAAGGCTCCGTCATCACGCTGACGGTGGTCTGA
- a CDS encoding lytic transglycosylase domain-containing protein: MTTSRSPQHHPRPSLPLIAATTAALPAVVLSSLAIAQPAAAEAKARTIPATLAAAMRAQAKADVATSLKAAVIPAAAVPATLPGALQPAKQAVPAQYTIARGDTISAVAGRFGLDTYAVLKLNNLQANTIIYPGQKIKLTGSTAAPAPSATASAPAVKPASSGGSVYVVKAGDTLSGIAARHGVGLSEVFKWNGLNMGSIIYPGQKVKVGGGSSTPAPTAPVAATPAPAAPATKPAGSASYTIKAGDTLSGIAARNSVRLSDVLSANRLTMSSIIYPGQKLVIPGASTIAPASSTPATTAPLVPSSFLGFTYPAAVVSSANQNKALLNASPVPTREQMKSIVADTARRMGVDSSLALAFALQESGFDQRAVSPANAIGTMQVIPSSGQWASELVGRKLNLLDPYDNATAGIAIIRQLVRTSSDLDNAIAGYYQGQYSVSQNGMYEDTKAYVAAINANRTLFR, encoded by the coding sequence ATGACGACCTCACGTTCGCCACAGCACCACCCGAGGCCCAGCCTGCCGCTGATTGCTGCGACGACGGCTGCGCTGCCCGCCGTCGTGCTTTCCTCACTGGCGATCGCCCAGCCCGCCGCGGCCGAAGCGAAGGCGCGCACCATTCCGGCGACCCTCGCCGCCGCCATGCGCGCCCAGGCGAAGGCGGACGTAGCCACGTCCCTCAAGGCGGCTGTGATCCCCGCCGCTGCCGTTCCGGCAACCCTGCCCGGGGCCCTGCAGCCGGCCAAGCAGGCTGTTCCGGCCCAGTACACGATCGCCCGCGGCGACACCATCAGCGCCGTTGCCGGCCGGTTCGGCCTGGATACCTACGCCGTGCTCAAGCTGAACAACCTGCAGGCAAACACCATCATTTACCCCGGGCAGAAGATTAAGCTCACCGGCTCGACGGCGGCCCCCGCCCCGTCCGCCACTGCCTCCGCTCCGGCCGTCAAGCCCGCCTCGTCCGGCGGCAGCGTCTACGTCGTGAAGGCAGGCGACACCCTCAGCGGCATCGCCGCCCGCCACGGAGTGGGGCTTTCCGAAGTCTTCAAGTGGAACGGGCTCAACATGGGCTCGATCATCTACCCCGGCCAGAAGGTCAAGGTCGGCGGCGGCTCCAGCACTCCGGCGCCGACGGCTCCCGTTGCGGCCACGCCCGCCCCGGCAGCGCCGGCGACGAAGCCCGCCGGTTCCGCGTCCTACACGATCAAGGCCGGCGACACCCTCTCCGGCATCGCGGCACGCAACAGCGTCCGGCTCTCGGACGTCCTGTCCGCCAACCGGCTGACGATGTCCAGCATCATCTACCCGGGCCAGAAGCTTGTCATCCCGGGCGCGTCGACGATCGCACCGGCGTCGAGCACGCCGGCCACCACGGCGCCGCTGGTGCCCAGCTCGTTCCTCGGCTTCACCTACCCGGCCGCCGTGGTCAGCTCGGCCAACCAGAACAAGGCACTGCTCAACGCCTCCCCGGTCCCCACCCGCGAACAAATGAAATCGATCGTGGCGGACACGGCCCGGCGCATGGGCGTGGACTCGAGCCTGGCCCTGGCGTTTGCCCTACAGGAATCCGGCTTCGACCAGCGCGCGGTCTCCCCGGCCAACGCGATCGGCACCATGCAGGTCATCCCGTCCTCGGGCCAGTGGGCCTCCGAGCTCGTGGGCCGCAAGCTGAACCTGCTGGATCCGTACGACAACGCCACGGCGGGAATCGCGATCATCCGCCAGCTGGTCCGCACCAGTTCCGATCTGGACAACGCGATCGCCGGTTACTACCAGGGCCAGTACTCGGTGAGTCAGAACGGCATGTACGAGGACACCAAGGCTTACGTTGCCGCCATCAACGCCAACCGGACGCTGTTCCGCTAA
- a CDS encoding Rv2175c family DNA-binding protein: MSNVESLVGEWLPLPDVAELLNVPITKVHALLDERALAAMRIGDRRIRSVPAAFIQDGHAVESLKGTIVVLSDAGFSDEELINWLFTPDESLRGRPIDALREGRKTEIRRRAQSLAW; this comes from the coding sequence GTGAGTAATGTAGAAAGCCTCGTGGGCGAATGGCTGCCCCTGCCCGATGTTGCTGAGCTTCTGAACGTACCTATTACTAAGGTCCATGCACTGCTGGACGAGCGTGCGCTGGCGGCCATGAGGATCGGCGACCGGCGCATCCGGTCTGTGCCGGCGGCTTTCATCCAGGACGGCCACGCCGTGGAGAGCCTGAAAGGCACCATCGTGGTCCTTTCCGACGCGGGGTTCTCGGACGAGGAACTGATCAACTGGCTGTTCACTCCGGACGAATCCCTGCGCGGCCGGCCCATCGATGCCCTCCGCGAAGGCCGCAAGACCGAAATCCGCCGCCGGGCGCAGTCCCTGGCCTGGTAG
- a CDS encoding polyprenyl synthetase family protein: MTLAEQLRLEQTAYVAAVAGKLTDFLSSRQAVMSSISQDIDPLMGSISNLVTGGKRLRALMCYWGWRGAGGEAGAAEVVTAGSALELFQAAALIHDDIIDRSDTRRGGPSVHRRFSQLHETQGWALDSERFGHAAAILTGDLCLSFSEESFTEIGHRAASGSPARLIFNLMRAEVMAGQYLDILEEVAGPRRDRAGAVSRAQSIIRFKSAKYSTEHPLALGGALAGAGDELLRGYSAFALPLGEAFQLRDDVLGVFGDPVTTGKPAGDDLREGKRTVLVAFALDQASPAESEFIDAKLGNPDLSDPDIEEIRRIIVDCGALQATEVLIEEFGKSAFAALDLLPLEDLPKTALRKLAEAAVSRAA; encoded by the coding sequence GTGACGCTCGCTGAACAGCTGCGGCTTGAGCAGACGGCTTACGTGGCCGCCGTCGCCGGCAAGCTGACGGACTTCCTCAGCAGCCGCCAGGCTGTCATGTCCTCGATCTCCCAGGACATTGACCCGCTGATGGGTTCGATCTCGAACCTGGTCACGGGCGGCAAACGGCTCCGGGCACTCATGTGCTACTGGGGGTGGCGCGGTGCCGGCGGAGAAGCGGGAGCCGCGGAAGTGGTGACGGCCGGCTCGGCGCTGGAACTGTTCCAGGCCGCCGCCCTGATTCACGACGACATCATTGACCGTTCGGACACCCGGCGCGGCGGCCCCAGCGTGCACCGCAGGTTCAGCCAGCTGCATGAGACCCAGGGCTGGGCGCTGGACAGCGAGCGGTTTGGCCATGCCGCCGCGATCCTGACCGGCGACCTCTGCCTGTCGTTCAGCGAGGAATCCTTCACCGAAATCGGGCATCGCGCGGCCTCGGGCAGCCCGGCACGGCTCATCTTCAACCTCATGCGCGCCGAAGTGATGGCCGGGCAGTACCTCGACATCCTGGAAGAGGTCGCCGGACCCAGGCGGGACCGTGCCGGCGCCGTCAGCCGGGCCCAGTCGATCATCCGGTTCAAGTCCGCCAAGTACTCCACCGAACACCCGCTCGCGCTGGGCGGTGCCCTGGCCGGCGCCGGCGACGAGCTCCTGCGCGGCTATTCCGCCTTCGCCCTGCCGCTCGGCGAAGCGTTCCAGTTGCGGGACGATGTCCTGGGCGTCTTTGGCGACCCGGTCACCACCGGCAAGCCCGCCGGGGACGATCTCCGTGAGGGCAAGCGCACGGTCCTCGTGGCGTTCGCCCTGGACCAGGCCTCACCGGCGGAGTCGGAGTTCATCGACGCGAAGCTGGGCAACCCCGATCTCAGCGACCCCGACATCGAAGAGATCCGTCGGATCATCGTGGACTGCGGTGCGCTGCAGGCCACGGAGGTACTGATCGAGGAGTTCGGGAAGTCCGCGTTTGCCGCCCTGGATCTCCTGCCGCTGGAGGACCTGCCCAAGACCGCGCTCCGCAAACTCGCAGAGGCTGCCGTCAGCCGCGCCGCCTGA